One window of the Perca fluviatilis chromosome 5, GENO_Pfluv_1.0, whole genome shotgun sequence genome contains the following:
- the csrp1a gene encoding cysteine and glycine-rich protein 1a, protein MPLGGGNKCGRCQKTVYFAEEVLCDGRSFHKSCFLCMVCGKNLDSTTVAVRMDEIYCKACYGKKHGPKGYGYGQGAGTLSMDKGESLGITHEEPAPHRRTSNPNPSKLAQKFGGSDKCPRCGKSVYAAEKVIGAGSSWHKTGCFTCATCGKSLESTTLADKDGEIYCKGCYGKHFGPKGFGYGLGAGALSHTK, encoded by the exons ATGCCATTAGGAGGGGGAAACAAGTGTGGCCGCTGTCAGAAGACAGTTTACTTTGCAGAAGAGGTCCTTTGTGATGGGCGGAGCTTCCACAAGTCCTGCTTCCTGTGCA TGGTGTGTGGGAAGAACTTGGACAGCACAACTGTAGCTGTTCGTATGGATGAAATTTACTGCAAGGCATGCTATGGCAAGAAGCACGGGCCAAAAGGCTACGGTTATGGCCAGGGAGCAGGGACACTCAGCATGGACAAGGGAGAATCTTTGGGTATTACACATGAAGA ACCTGCACCTCATCGTCGTACCAGCAACCCGAACCCATCCAAGCTGGCTCAGAAGTTTGGAGGGTCAGACAAGTGCCCTCGCTGTGGAAAGTCTGTCTACGCTGCTGAGAAAGTGATTGGAGCTGGGAGT TCATGGCATAAGACTGGATGTTTCACCTGTGCAACATGTGGGAAGAGCCTTGAGTCAACCACACTAGCTGATAAGGATGGAGAAATCTACTGCAAAG GCTGTTATGGCAAACACTTTGGTCCCAAGGGATTTGGGTACGGACTGGGAGCCGGGGCGCTGTCGCATACCAAGTAA
- the phlda3 gene encoding pleckstrin homology-like domain family A member 3, translating into MSFPAKVIRDGLLEKRSSGLLQLWKKKRCVLTEEGLRLHNCKGGGSEAKELRFERMATVDCVEYKRGLVYFTVVMVTGKEIDFRCPQDGTAWNAEIALSLVRHKNLQAVQTGRNRHLSTAHLGSTGEDEEL; encoded by the coding sequence ATGTCTTTCCCGGCTAAAGTGATCCGAGACGGGCTGCTGGAGAAGCGCAGCAGCGGGCTCCTCCAGCTGTGGAAGAAGAAGCGCTGCGTGCTCACAGAGGAAGGGCTGCGCCTGCACAACTGCAAAGGCGGCGGCTCCGAAGCGAAGGAGCTCCGCTTTGAGCGCATGGCCACGGTGGACTGCGTGGAGTACAAGCGAGGGCTGGTGTACTTCACCGTGGTCATGGTTACGGGAAAGGAGATTGACTTTAGGTGTCCGCAGGACGGCACGGCGTGGAACGCGGAGATTGCTCTGTCGTTGGTGCGCCATAAGAACCTGCAGGCCGTGCAAACAGGACGGAACAGACACCTGTCCACAGCACACCTGGGCAGCACTGGGGAGGATGAGGAGCTCTGA
- the tnni1a gene encoding troponin I, slow skeletal muscle encodes MPEHVQERKPKISASRKLMLKSLMVAKAKEELEQEVVVKEEEKQNYLSERAPPLNTSSLSLAQLQDLCRELHAKIDVVDEERYDIEAKVMLNTREIKDLNIKVLDLRGKFKRPSLRRVRVSADAILRSLLGSKHKVSMDLRANLKSVKKEDTEKKRPVEDSDWRKNVEAMSGMEGRKKMFDAAKGPAQ; translated from the exons ATgcctgagcatgt gcaagAG AGGAAGCCAAAGATCTCAGCTTCGAGGAAGCTGATGCTCAAG AGTCTGATGGTGGCAAAGGCCAAGGAGGAATTGGAACAGGAGGTTGTGGTTaaagaggaggagaaacagAACTATCTGTCAGAGAGAGCTCCTCCTCTAAACACCAGCAGCCTGAGTCTTGCGCAACTACAG gACCTCTGCAGAGAGCTTCATGCCAAGATAGATGTGGTGGATGAGGAGCGATACGACATTGAAGCCAAAGTCATGCTCAACACACGTGAG ATTAAAGACCTTAACATCAAGGTGTTGGACCTCAGGGGGAAATTTAAGAGACCTAGTCTTCGTCGTGTTCGTGTGTCTGCTGATGCCATCCTTCGCTCACTGCTGGGCTCAAAGCACAAAGTCTCCATGGACCTCCGGGCCAACCTCAAGTCTGTCAAGAAAGAGGATACTGAGAAG AAGAGGCCAGTAGAGGACAGTGACTGGAGGAAGAATGTGGAGGCCATGTCAGGGATGGAGGGAAGGAAGAAGATGTTTGATGCTGCTAAGGGTCCTGCCCAGTGA